CCGCACTCGGCTTGGCGGCGGTGGCGGCCTCGGCGGGTTCGCGCTGCGAGGCGATCAGCCAGACGGCGGCGCCGAGCACGAGGGCGCCCACGATCAGGGCGGGCTTCAGGATCTGCTTGTTGAGCTTCATCGGTGTTACCGGGTAGCAGGCGTTTCGGCAACGGCCGAAACGGTGGCAGGGGCGGCCTCGGAATCACTGCGCTGCCAGCCGCCGCCGACGGCCTTGTAGAGCGCAAGCCAGGCAGCGACGCGCTGGCGCCGCACCTCGATCAGGGTGGCGTCGGCCGCCAGCGACTGCCGGCGGGCCTGCTCCAGGTCGAGCAGGCTGCCGGTGCCGACGCGGTACTGCGTCTGCGCCGCGCGCAGGAATTCGCCATAGCCGCGCGCGGCGCTGGCGGCATCGTCCTCGCGCCGTTCGGCTGCCTGCAGCCGCACCAGCGCTTCCTCGACCTCGCGCACCGCCGAGAGCGCGCGCTCGCGCCAGGCCGCGACCGACTCGTCATAGCGGGCGCGGGCGGCTTCCACATTGGCGCTGCGCCGGCCGGCATCGAACAGGGGCAGCACCAGCGAAGGCGCAATGGACCAGGTGCGCCCGTCGATGTTGTCGCCACCGATGCGCACCGCCGAACGGCCGATGGAGCCACTCAGGCTCAGGCGCGGATAGCGGTCCGCCTGCGCTGCACCGACCTCGGCCGCGGCGGCGGCCAGCTCGCGATCGGCGGCCGCCAAGTCGGGCCGCTGCGACAGCAGCCGCGCCGGCACTGCCTCGACGGCGAACTGTGCCGGCACCGGCAGCCGCGAGCGGCCGGCCGCCAGCCGCTCGCGCAAGGCGGGCTCCGGCAGCACGGTGAGGGCCACCAGCTGCTTCACCAGCACCTCGCAGTCGGCCTGCTGGGCCACCAGGCGGCTGGCCGCCTCGGCCGCGCTGGCCGACGCCAGCGCGCCGTTCGCGGGTGCCTCGAAACCGGCGTCCACCTTCTGCTGGGTGAGCCCGGCGGCGTTCTTCAGCGACTGGGTGTCCTGTTCGAACACCGCCACTGTCGCCTCGCAGGCCCGCAGTCCCACATAAGCATTGGCCACCTCGGCGGCCAGGCTGACGCGCGCGTCGTGCCACGCGGCCTCGCTGCCCTCCGCCCGGGCGCGTGCCGCTGCCGCCGTCTGGCGGGCGACGCCAAAC
This genomic stretch from Eleftheria terrae harbors:
- a CDS encoding efflux transporter outer membrane subunit: MPRSPHRPLLRTLCACAVTALLAACVSAPPATPPTQDVASQWTAPLPHGGQGAGLSAWWRQFDDPLLAELIDAAQAANPSLAQAAARIRQSRAQARAAGAAQWPSLDARAGITRSSTQLPPDPGAHTTGSASLDALWELDLFGVARQTAAAARARAEGSEAAWHDARVSLAAEVANAYVGLRACEATVAVFEQDTQSLKNAAGLTQQKVDAGFEAPANGALASASAAEAASRLVAQQADCEVLVKQLVALTVLPEPALRERLAAGRSRLPVPAQFAVEAVPARLLSQRPDLAAADRELAAAAAEVGAAQADRYPRLSLSGSIGRSAVRIGGDNIDGRTWSIAPSLVLPLFDAGRRSANVEAARARYDESVAAWRERALSAVREVEEALVRLQAAERREDDAASAARGYGEFLRAAQTQYRVGTGSLLDLEQARRQSLAADATLIEVRRQRVAAWLALYKAVGGGWQRSDSEAAPATVSAVAETPATR